A genomic window from Colletotrichum destructivum chromosome 7, complete sequence includes:
- a CDS encoding uncharacterized protein (Putative zn(2)Cys(6) fungal-type DNA-binding domain, transcription factor domain, fungi) gives MAGEDDDCGLSANEEALSPNGESLTRRRSLASSNRGPRSKRAKYAAAACYECKKRKLKCVKLDTEEECQRCISGGVRCIFGQAPPEDDNASVRENIRSRRKSRHSSQPRDDIRSELSMLREQVASLANTVGKLAANKTCQAPSASPGSQYHLPPHENASSQEAKEPKQPQFVGPTRSAFSLKVAETSLTKMGISANDSAAETVNESLDPTRYPTPEQSEASQWVQGTDVLLTISLDEFVRLLEVFEEEVEIVYPFVDTRELISKSAAIRAYVEENSDFTAATASSAPSTGVEIKDVILARIAVAISMVVESHGKNPTSNKLVEPVKQLIYQFSIDADVDLKVVQIMAMISIYYFFSDEELLAWRNIGIAARGALEMGLHQKMSLNDNFPDPEKRGLAVRVFWCVYVLDRRWSFGTSLSFALADRDIDPNLPEPSEDFRYLRCLIDYGRLCSKAWDALPPFGAPTQSIPKDTVAFLDFTAQSWLNSIPPDLQLRHPRHGGISTTQSRAVRRLRALLYLRGNHIRTMIHRHHVISSASIEADIGKARLVVDIAIDSISVLVHLSETSNIYERQQSAFNYFLLSALAIIFLAVCHGSRIFAEPCRESFLVAVELVKGFSRQGTSSRRLWKSIRGLLPLAQRIGLRDDLNSAQGVDLNSRVPRHDSTDSSYVLDMVVEERQSGQPVVMGPDLSHLPPAQPTSLNADFGTAAPDAFALSNDLMFLFDAFGQTDDVWANGMQEYTGGDEQQPPLSGEEEISRHFWGLI, from the exons ATGGctggagaagacgacgattgtGGCCTCTCTGCCAACGAAGAAGCGCTTTCCCCGAACGGAGAATCCCTGACGCGGAGGAGATCACTTGCCAGCTCAAATCGAGGCCCGAGGTCCAAGCGTGCCAAATACGCGGCTGCCGCGTG TTATGAGTGTAAAAAGCGAAAGCTCAAATGTGTGAAATTGGATACCGAAGAGGAGTGTCAGCGATGCATCTCCGGCGGTGTACGATGCATCTTTGGCCAGGCGCCCCCCGAAGACGACAACGCCAGTGTGAGGGAAAACATAAGGAGCAGGAGAAAGTCGAGGCATAGCAG TCAGCCGAGGGATGACATTCGGAGCGAGCTGTCGATGCTTCGAGAACAAGTCGCCAGCTTGGCAAACACCGTTGGAAAACTGGCCGCGAACAAAACTTGTCAAGCGCCTTCTGCATCTCCGGGATCGCAGTATCATTTGCCGCCTCACGAAAACGCGTCTTCTCAGGAAGCCAAGGAGCCTAAACAGCCACAATTCGTCGGGCCGACTAGATCAGCCTTCAGTCTGAAAGTCGCCGAGACGTCGTTGACGAAAATGGGCATCTCAGCAAACGATTCGGCTGCAGAAACCGTCAACGAGTCTCTTGATCCCACTCGGTACCCGACACCTGAACAGTCCGAGGCGTCTCAGTGGGTGCAAGGCACAGACGTTCTCCTCACGATATCTCTCGACGAGTTCGTGCGGCTTCTCGAAGTCTTTGAGGAAGAGGTCGAGATTGTTTACCCTTTTGTCGATACGCGAGAACTGATCTCAAAATCGGCTGCCATACGGGCGTATGTCGAGGAAAATTCGGATTTCACGGCCGCAACCGCTTCCAGCGCTCCATCGACGGGCGTGGAGATCAAGGACGTGATTTTGGCGAGGATTGCCGTTGCCATCAGCATGGTGGTCGAGTCACACGGCAAGAACCCTACCAGCAACAAGCTTGTTGAGCCTGTCAAGCAACTCATATACCAGTTCTCCATCGATGCCGATGTTGATCTCAAAGTCGTCCAGATCATGGCCATGATT AGCATTTACTACTTcttctcggacgaggagctccttgCGTGGAGAAACATTGGTATTGCAGCGCGTGGCGCTTTAGAGATGGGACTGCATCAGAAAATGAGTCTGAACGACAACTTTCCGGATCCTGAAAAACGCGGCTTAGCCGTTCGTGTGTTTTGGTGTGTCTACGTATTGGATCGCCGCTGGAGTTTTGGAACGAGTCTGTCTTTTGCCCTTGCTGACAGGGATATTGATCCAAACTTGCCTGAGCCA TCCGAAGACTTCCGCTATCTGCGCTGTTTGATCGATTATGGGCGGCTGTGCTCCAAGGCCTGGGATGCATTACCGCCCTTCGGCGCCCCGACACAGTCAATCCCGAAGGACACGGTTGCCTTTCTCGACTTCACTGCACAAAGCTGGCTCAACTCGATACCGCCGGATCTACAGCTGCGCCACCCTCGACATGGGGGCATCTCGACGACACAGTCCCGTGCGGTCCGACGGCTGCGTGCCCTGCTTTACTTGCGAGGAAACCACATTCGAACCATGATACACCGTCACCACGTCATCAGCTCGGCGAGCATCGAGGCCGATATCGGAAAGGCTCGGCTGGTTGTCGATATAGCCATTGACAGCATCTCCGTCTTGGTCCACCTCAGCGAAACGAGCAACATATACGAACGGCAGCAGAGCGCGTTCAACTACTTCTTGCTAAGCGCGCTGGCCATCATAttcctcgccgtctgccACGGCTCCAGAATATTCGCCGAGCCCTGCAGGGAAAGTTTTCTCGTTGCagtcgagctcgtcaagggcTTCTCGCGCCAGGGCACGTCAAGCCGGAGGCTGTGGAAGAGCATACGCGGGCTTCTACCGCTGGCTCAGCGTATAGGACTACGCGACGATTTGAACTCCGCTCAGGGAGTTGATTTGAACAGCCGAGTACCTCGGCATGATTCTACTGATTCTTCTTATGTCTTGGATATGGTGGTCGAAGAGCGGCAGTCTGGGCAGCCGGTGGTGATGGGGCCAGACCTCTCCCACTTGCCTCCAGCACAGCCAACGAGTCTCAATGCGGACTTCGGGACTGCGGCTCCAGATGCCTTTGCCTTGAGCAACGACCTGATGTTCCTGTTCGACGCGTTTGGCCAGACGGATGATGTTTGGGCCAACGGAATGCAGGAATACACCGGAGGAGACGAGCAACAGCCTCCCCTGTctggcgaagaagagattTCGCGACATTTTTGGGGACTTATATGA
- a CDS encoding Putative choice-of-anchor B domain-containing protein: MVRASSYLGSLAVLAASAVAKEIQPNEAIAAELYDSGKIHEQVIASKKAEFARQRAAGAYNSELWPELGYTPCVNGWAEAVVGDRLNTFRCHNADLYSFLSHAALGGPLAEGSSSWGWTNDDGREFVAIGQYEGTAFAEILSDGKLVYLGRLPQYSSPSEWREIRSYKHYMVIGSEAVGHGIQIFDMKKLLDIDPASPVVFDAKLDLTSHFNALLPLGRAHNVVINEELNYGVAVGAMPRTDPLCAAGLNFFDLTDPANPVSLGCAKGDGYVHDAQCLVYRGPDKRYQGRDICYGYNEDTLTIYDVTDKANVTNIISRISYEGASYTHQGWVLDVNNQEFLVLDDELDEVRGNGPGGDGYPVTFIWDIRDLENPKQTGVFTHPTKAIDHNQYVIDNYIYQSHYGAGLRVLDGRSIPTDPTGAGVCEAAWFDIYPEDDDFEGGGYVGFVGTWSSYAYFPSGYIFINTIERGAFVVKLTGKDCPKAPVCNADNCLRSFRANSIPGRLEESQAFCKTFLSSPVKDAAVLPSHAVQNCAKEDKVAQASSACACLPTATPAP, encoded by the exons ATGGTTCGTGCTTCGTCCTACCTCGGCtcccttgccgtcctcgccgcctcggccgtggcCAAGGAGATCCAGCccaacgaggccatcgcTGCCGAGCTCTACGACTCCGGCAAGATCCACGAGCAGGTCATTGCTAGCAAGAAG GCCGAGTTCGCCCGCCAGAGGGCCGCCGGTGCCTACAACAGCGAGTTGTGGCCCGAGCTGGGCTACACTCCCTGCGTGAACGGATGGGCCGAAGCTGTCGTTGGTGACAGGCTCAACACCTTCAGGTGCCACAAC GCCGACCTGTACTCCTTCCTCAGCCACGCCGCCCTTGGTGGCCCTCTTGCCGAGGGTTCCTCCTCGTGGGGTTGGACCAACGACGATGGCCGTGAGTTTGTCGCCATCGGCCAGTACGAGGGcaccgccttcgccgagatcctctcggacggcaagctcgtctACCTCGGCCGCCTGCCGCAGTACTCTTCCCCGTCGGAGTGGCGTGAGATCCGCTCCTACAAGCACTACATGGTCATCGgctccgaggccgtcggccacGGCATCCAGATCTTCGACATGAAGAAGCTCCTGGACATCGACCCGGCCAGccccgtcgtcttcgacgccAAGCTCGACCTGACCAGTCACTTCAACGCCCTCCTGCCCCTGGGCCGTGCTCACAACGTTGTCATCAACGAGGAGCTCAACTAcggtgtcgccgtcggcgccatgcCCCGCACCGACCCCCTCTGCGCCGCCGGTCTCAACTTCTTCGACCTGACGGACCCCGCGAACCCCGTCTCTCTGGGTTGCGCCAAGGGCGACGGCTACGTCCACGACGCCCAGTGCCTCGTCTACCGCGGCCCGGACAAGCGCTACCAGGGCCGTGACATCTGCTACGGCTACAACGAGGACACCCTCACCATCTACGACGTCACCGACAAGGCCAACGTCACCAACATCATCTCCCGCATCTCCTACGAGGGCGCCTCCTACACCCACCAGGGTTGGGTCCTCGACGTGAACAACCAGGagttcctcgtcctcgacgacgagctcgacgaggtccgcgGCAACGGCCCCGGTGGCGACGGTTACCCCGTCACCTTCATCTGGGACATCCGCGACCTCGAGAACCCCAAGCAGACCGGAG TCTTCACCCACCCCACTAAGGCCATCGACCACAACCAGTACGTCATCGACAACTACATCTACCAGTCCCACTACGGCGCCGGTCTCCGTGTTCTCGACGGCCGCTCCATCCCCACCGACCCCACCGGTGCCGGCGTCTGCGAGGCCGCCTGGTTCGACATCTaccccgaggacgacgacttcgagggcggcggctacgtcggcttcgtcggcacCTGGTCCTCGTACGCCTACTTCCCCTCGGGCTACATCTTCATCAACACCATCGAGCgcggcgccttcgtcgtcaagCTGACGGGCAAGGACTGCCCCAAGGCCCCCGTCTGCAACGCCGACAACTGCCTGCGCTCCTTCCGCGCCAACTCCAtccccggccgcctcgaggagTCCCAGGCCTTCTGCAAGACCTTCCTCAGCTCGCccgtcaaggacgccgccgtcctcccctCGCACGCCGTCCAGAACTGcgccaaggaggacaaggTCGCCCAGGCTAGCAGCGCCtgtgcctgcctgcccaCCGCCACCCCCGCTCCTTAG
- a CDS encoding Putative SET domain-containing protein has protein sequence MSARVLLSALAVIGHAQGLKPQYPIFESCAASPLLPDSQRACGKGMMLNPEAPTVDSLAVNGTGKKKDIWRWDEGWRGPHSCAVPFCAYSRPSFAGGRGIVLVSTAPNAEETSRLPAFSNESITGEGDSELFRIVEVPGKGLGLVANQPIRRGQRIMAHPPTVVVHRRFVDVVDLENQYRLLDDAIAQLPDETREAFIEQVGQSADHTSLGHKIHDIMHTNSFELSLGIRDGHHFGNYPEVSRFNHDCRPNVAFYIDDSDMRHYTHAVRDIQPGEELTISYLDSLRARVVRQDRAQRNWGFGCTCAHCSLPEAFVRASDQRLVRMWEIEQQLSHWNGEKVDEEMIETLVTLYRQEQLDQSHGSDAFRLAALNYNSLGMEEEAVGYAKLAEEQLLLEGGPRSKRVEDMRSLLRDPRAHYSWRQRV, from the exons ATGAGCGCGCGCGTGCTCCTCTCAGCTCTGGCTGTCATCGGCCACGCACAAGGCCTGAAGCCGCAATACCCCATCTTTGAATCATGCGCAGCCAGCCCGCTCCTCCCGGACTCCCAGCGGGCCTGCGGCAAGGGCATGATGCTGAACCCCGAAGCGCCGACCGTTGACAGCCTCGCCGTGAACGGgacgggcaagaagaaggacatcTGGCGCTGGGACGAGGGCTGGCGGGGCCCTCACTCGTGCGCCGTTCCCTTTTGCGCCTACTCACGCCCTTCCTttgccggcggccgcggcatcGTGCTCGTAAGCACCGCCCCCAACGCCGAGGAGACGTCCCGCCTCCCGGCCTTCTCCAACGAGTCGATcacgggcgagggcgacaGCGAGCTGTTCCGCATCGTCGAGGTGCCCGGCAAGGGGCTGGGCCTCGTCGCGAACCAGCCGAtccggcgagggcagcgcATCATGGCCCACCCGCCCACCGTGGTCGTCCACCGGaggttcgtcgacgtcgttgacCTCGAGAACCAATaccgcctcctcgacgacgccatcgcgCAGCTCCCGGACGAGACCCGGGAGGCCTTCATTGAGCAGGTGGGCCAGTCGGCGGACCACACGTCCCTGGGCCACAAGATCCACGACATTATGCACACCAACTCGTTCGAGCTGAGCCTCGGCATCAGGGACGGCCATCATTTTGGCAACTATCCGGAAGTGTCGCGGTTCAATCACGACTGCCGACCCAA CGTCGCCTTCTACATCGACGACTCGGACATGCGGCACTACACCCACGCCGTCCGGGACATCCAGCCCGGCGAGGAGCTCACCATCTCCTACCTCGACTCGCTCAGGGCGCGCGTCGTGCGCCAGGACCGCGCCCAGCGCAACTGGGGCTTCGGCTGCACCTGCGCGCACTGCAGCCTCCCCGAGGCCTTCGTCCGCGCCTCGGACCAGCGCCTCGTCCGGATGTGGGAGATTGAGCAGCAGCTCAGCCACTGGAACGGCGAAaaggtggacgaggagatgatcGAGACGCTGGTCACGCTGTACCGGCAGGAGCAGCTGGACCAGTCGCACGGGTCGGACGCGTTCCGGCTGGCCGCGCTGAACTACAACTCGCTggggatggaggaggaggcggtcgGGTACGCGAAGCTCGCTGAGgagcagctgctgctggagggcGGGCCGCGGTCGAAGCGCGTCGAGGACATGAGGAGCTTGCTGCGGGATCCGCGGGCGCACTACAGCTGGCGGCAGAGAGTCTAG
- a CDS encoding Putative START-like domain superfamily protein, which yields MGIAQSISAEIEIQAPPAAVRSVFLDFQGYKKWSEKWKLEPTEPGKSPSDLKNGDQIQVVMGDMKFKPVIKENTSEALHWLGSLPVIFNGLHQFYFQPSQVNPGGTRFVQIENFSGLLAFLMRPGWSFREKTLVGWNQFNEELKKEVEGRST from the exons ATGGGCATTGCTCAGAGCATATCGGCCGAGATTGAAATCCAGGCGCCGCCTGCTGCTGTAAGATCGGTA TTTCTGGACTTCCAGGGATACAAGAAATGGAGTGAGAAATGGAAACTCGAGCCCACAGAGCCCGGCAAGAGCCCATCGGACCTGAAAAACGGAGACCAGATCCAGGTCGTCATGGGGGACATGAAGTTTAAGCCGGTGATCAAG GAAAACACGAGCGAAGCCCTGCACTGGCTAGGCTCGCTGCCGGTCATCTTCAACGGCCTGCACCAGTTCTActtccagcccagccaggtGAACCCCGGGGGCACGAGGTTCGTCCAAATCGAGAACTTTTCGGGCCTTCTCGCGTTTCTCATGAGGCCGGGATGGTCTTTCAGAGAGAAGACGCTTGTCGGGTGGAATCAGTTTAACGAAGAGCTGAAGAAGGAAGTGGAGGGACGGTCGACATGA
- a CDS encoding Putative cytochrome P450 has protein sequence MRRLGPCPYSLNLWWFSAAFLLFLFAGQKVRAYNRLKAFNGPFLSGWTEAWHAWAILTFKSHLQYDAVCRKYGTIARVGPNDLVTSSPELLVHMSSVRSKYTRTEWYYRACRHRPDKDHVFSEMDEEKHRRLRQQMGSGYSGKENEGLENSIDTHVSELVQLIRAKYISTEAAARPMDFAQKIQYLTLDVISDISFGQPFGDLRADEDMFGIAESSETGIVIFTYNIALGLYKILHRPFFARLFGPKETDPTGWGRMFANGRAIVQARLALGAQGRSDMIASFIRHGLTEEEILSETTLQMIAGSDTTAASLRTIMIYLMTHPRVYAKLRAEIDASAARGDASGGVVSDAQCRRLPYLQAVIKEGMRVHPPVTIMVPKRVPDGGDTVVVDGKTVFLPGGTNVNCAAWPLHINEDVFGEDARAFRPERWLLERGEGRLARMHRVHELLFGYGKYQCLGRPIAMMEIGKTVYELMRNFDWCLARPDTPWKESDHAGVFTHNDMWVLASDRPGI, from the exons ATGCGCCGTCTGGGACCGT GCCCATACAGCCTCAATCTTTGGTGGTTTTCTGCCGCGTTTCTGCTCTTCTTATTCGCGGGCCAAAAGGTCCGGGCCTATAACCGCTTAAAGGCATTCAATGGACCGTTCCTCTCTGGCTGGACCGAAGCATGGCACGCCTGGGCGATCCTGACCTTCAAGTCTCACCTGCAGTACGATGCTGTCTGTAGAAAGTACG GGACGATTGCTCGCGTCGGCCCAAACGACCTCGTCACTTCATCACCCGAGCTGCTTGTCCACATGAGCAGCGTCCGGTCGAAGTACACGAGGACGGAGTGGTATTACCGCGCCTGTCGGCACCGGCCGGATAAGGACCATGTCTTTagcgagatggacgaggagaagcaTCGGCGGCTAAGGCAGCAGATGGGGTCCGGG TACTCGGGCAAAGAGAACGAGGGGCTGGAGAATTCCATCGACACGCACGTCTCGGAGCTGGTCCAGCTCATCCGGGCGAAGTACATCTcgaccgaggccgcggcgaggccgatggaCTTTGCCCAGAAGATCCAGTACCTGACGCTCGACGTCATCAGCGACATCAGCTTCGGCCAGCCGTTCGGCGACCtgcgcgccgacgaggacatgttcggcatcgccgagtcGTCGGAGAcgggcatcgtcatcttcacGTATAACATCGCGCTGGGCCTCTACAAGATCCTCCACCGGCCCTTCTTCGCGCGCCTGTTCGGGCCCAAGGAGACGGACCCGACGGGCTGGGGCCGCATGTTCGCCAACGGCCGCGCCATCGTCCAGGCGCGGCTGGCGCTCGGCGCGCAGGGGCGGTCCGACATGATCGCGTCCTTCATCCGGCACGGCCTCACAGAGGAGGAGATCCTGTCCGAGACGACGCTGCAGATGATCGCGGGCTCGgacacgacggcggcgtcgctgcGGACCATCATGATCTACCTCATGACGCACCCGCGCGTCTACGCGAAGTTGCgggccgagatcgacgcgTCCGCCGCGAGAGGGGACGCCTCCGGGGGGGTCGTCTCGGACGCCCAGTGCCGGAGGCTGCCGTACCTGCAGGCCGTCATCAAGGAGGGGATGCGCGTCCACCCGCCGGTGACGATCATGGTCCCGAAACGGGTGCCCGACGGGGGCGACACGGTGGTCGTGGACGGCAAGACCGTCTTCCTGCCCGGTGGGACCAACGTCAACTGCGCCGCGTGGCCGCTGCACATCAACGAGGATGTCTTCGGCGAAGACGCCCGGGCGTTCCGGCCGGAGAGGTGGCTGCTCGAGCGGGGCGAGGGGAGGTTGGCGAGGATGCACCGCGTGCACGAGCTCTTGTTCGGGTACGGCAAGTATCAGTGTCTCGGACGGCCCATTGCGATGATGGAGATTGGGAAGACGGTCTACGAG CTCATGCGCAACTTTGACTGGTGCCTCGCCAGGCCAGACACACCGTGGAAGGAATCCGACCATGCGGGCGTCTTCACTCACAACGACATGTGGGTTCTTGCATCAGACCGACCGGGCATTTGA
- a CDS encoding Putative Cell wall mannoprotein: MYSLHLVLALFGQAAMIAAVPLQPLRVIQIDERAIGDLDTIERALAPVSESLANVDAAILSLDGGPVTANNLLIFSQQAQVATDQATVQIQAVDELGAFRAARLRRTTDALIDQTTTTVGDLVSRKPILDNLGVSGVALESLQRQKISSMALTAALEEKVPRVGQRIAAEGRLQLESVLDQGIAAYSVPAAATVPANPNPNGIPIAAPAPPAAAPAPPADQPAPPAASPAPPAAAPAPPAAAPVPPAVPAVGAPIPAPVPQPAPAVGAPPAVAPAPVPAPAPNVPAAPMPVPVPPPQITPPTGRKDRKKKKKANRLLEVEGEDGTAKAAVEPVEQ; this comes from the coding sequence ATGTATTCCCTGCACTTGGTCCTTGCTCTCTTTGGCCAGGCGGCCATGATCGCCGCTGTGCCCCTCCAGCCCCTTAGGGTCATCCAGATCGACGAGAGGGCCATCGGTGACCTCGACACAATCGAAAGGGCACTGGCTCCCGTGTCCGAGTCACTCGCCAACGTCGATGCCGCAATCCTGTCCCTGGATGGCGGTCCCGTCACAGCAAACAACCTCCTCATTTTCTCCCAACAAGCCCAGGTCGCTACGGACCAGGCCACGGTCCAGatccaggccgtcgacgaactCGGCGCTTTCAGAGCTGCCAGGCTCCGCCGGACAACAGACGCCCTCATCGATCAGACGACTACCACAGTTGGGGACCTGGTCTCCCGCAAACCCATCCTCGACAACCTTGGTGTCAGCGGCGTCGCCTTGGAGTCGCTTCAGAGACAGAAAATTTCTAGCATGGCATTGACTGCTGCGCTGGAGGAGAAAGTCCCCAGAGTCGGCCAGAGAATCGCGGCTGAGGGCAGACTTCAGCTCGAGTCTGTGCTGGACCAGGGCATCGCCGCCTACTCTGTACCGGCCGCTGCCACCGTTCCCGCCAACCCCAACCCCAACGGAATCCCGATCGccgctcctgctcctcctgcGGCCGCTCCGGCTCCCCCTGCTGACCAGCCTGCCCCTCCCGCTGCTTCCCCGGCTCCTCCTGCCGCAGCACCGGCGCCTCCCGCGGCTGCCCCAGTTCCCCCTGCTGTCCCAGCAGTCGGCGCTCCCATACCCGCCCCGGTACCtcagccggcgccggccgttGGCGCTCCTCCCGCAGTGGCACCCGCCCCGGTTCCTGCGCCTGCTCCCAACGTGCCTGCGGCTCCTATGCCAGTGCCGGTCCCGCCCCCTCAGATCACTCCCCCTACCGGCCGCAAGGACcgtaagaagaagaagaaggccaacaGACTCCTCGAggttgagggcgaggacggtactgccaaggcggccgtcgagccTGTCGAGCAGTAA